A genomic stretch from Corynebacterium terpenotabidum Y-11 includes:
- the upp gene encoding uracil phosphoribosyltransferase, whose protein sequence is MEIVEVPHPLVAARLTIMRDARTDNAAFRAALADLGAMLIYEAARDLPVENFDVTTPVAVAEGRRLADPPIIVPIIRAGLGMVDPALSMIPDAQVGFIGMARDEKTHEPVPYLEALPEDLAGRTVFLVDPMLATGGSLIHALRLLADRGATGITVVCMVSAVPGVEAVRDSGLPVGRLVTATIDPSLNEDAYIVPGLGDAGDRLYGPRNIDLSDL, encoded by the coding sequence ATGGAGATTGTGGAGGTACCCCACCCGCTCGTCGCCGCTCGGCTGACCATCATGCGGGACGCCAGGACCGACAATGCCGCTTTCCGCGCGGCCCTGGCCGACCTGGGCGCGATGCTCATCTACGAGGCGGCCCGTGACCTGCCGGTCGAGAACTTCGACGTGACGACGCCGGTCGCCGTCGCCGAGGGTCGCCGGCTCGCCGATCCGCCGATCATCGTGCCGATCATCCGAGCCGGGCTCGGCATGGTCGACCCTGCGCTGTCGATGATCCCTGATGCGCAGGTCGGTTTCATCGGAATGGCCCGCGACGAGAAGACCCATGAGCCGGTGCCCTATCTCGAGGCCCTGCCCGAGGACCTCGCCGGACGCACCGTCTTCCTCGTCGACCCAATGCTCGCCACGGGCGGATCGTTGATCCATGCGCTGCGCCTGCTGGCCGACCGTGGTGCGACGGGCATCACTGTGGTGTGCATGGTCTCCGCCGTGCCCGGTGTGGAGGCGGTCCGGGACTCCGGACTGCCGGTGGGGCGGCTGGTCACCGCGACGATCGACCCCTCTCTCAACGAGGACGCCTATATCGTCCCCGGTCTCGGTGACGCCGGCGACCGACTCTACGGTCCGCGGAACATCGACCTCAGCGACCTGTAG
- a CDS encoding C40 family peptidase produces the protein MVPDLTALISPVAALVPAAASTGDHPLAALLADADLSAALTTLPGLAEAAITGAAGTAVTATLTDAGYRAVELLALSGDLEVLARDGVDAVTRAADDITGIAGVCAREIVALVTTAPLTPMTLAAAEQIGWEHLGRAVQRLDVLRSELDGLAAQVEAVAASSPTAPESPAMLPTACGATDPGTDPAAPTAAGTSGEVGGGPADAPTPQAAAAVEAAKTALGTPYVWGGTTPGAGMDCSGLTQWAYGQAGVEIPRTADAQAIGPQVAMDQLAPGDLAVWDGHVAMIVGDGMMIEAGDPVQLSPVRTENIGMGFHGFYRPTG, from the coding sequence ATGGTGCCGGATCTCACCGCGCTGATCTCCCCGGTGGCCGCTCTCGTGCCCGCGGCCGCATCAACCGGCGACCATCCCCTGGCGGCCCTGCTGGCGGACGCCGATCTCTCCGCTGCGCTCACCACCCTGCCCGGCCTGGCCGAAGCGGCGATCACCGGGGCTGCGGGAACTGCCGTCACCGCCACACTCACCGATGCCGGGTACCGGGCGGTGGAGCTGCTGGCACTGTCCGGCGACCTGGAGGTCCTGGCCCGGGACGGGGTGGACGCCGTCACCCGCGCCGCGGACGACATCACCGGCATCGCCGGGGTCTGCGCCCGGGAGATCGTGGCCCTGGTCACGACCGCCCCACTGACTCCGATGACCCTTGCTGCGGCGGAGCAGATCGGCTGGGAGCATCTCGGCCGGGCGGTCCAGCGGCTCGACGTGCTCCGGTCCGAGCTGGACGGGCTGGCCGCACAGGTGGAGGCGGTGGCGGCGTCCTCCCCCACCGCACCGGAATCACCGGCCATGCTGCCGACCGCCTGCGGTGCCACCGATCCCGGTACCGACCCGGCAGCACCGACCGCCGCGGGTACGTCAGGTGAGGTCGGCGGCGGGCCGGCGGACGCACCGACACCGCAGGCCGCCGCCGCGGTGGAGGCAGCGAAGACCGCCCTGGGCACCCCCTATGTGTGGGGTGGCACCACCCCAGGGGCGGGGATGGACTGTAGCGGACTCACGCAGTGGGCCTACGGCCAGGCCGGAGTGGAGATCCCGCGCACCGCCGACGCTCAGGCCATCGGCCCGCAGGTCGCCATGGACCAACTCGCCCCCGGTGATCTGGCGGTATGGGACGGGCATGTGGCGATGATCGTCGGCGACGGGATGATGATCGAGGCCGGGGACCCGGTGCAGTTGTCCCCGGTACGCACCGAGAACATCGGCATGGGTTTCCACGGTTTCTACCGGCCCACCGGATGA
- a CDS encoding FUSC family protein, whose protein sequence is MTSTPDSLPTSPGWWTLLTAVNNPRPAWPGALRAALAMGLPAGVALLLGFETEMLLITGGSFAVIYGEGRPFRTRWRVMVIAGLLLALGQMAGATVGSVVWPQIDAGGSQWWLMLIAVFATTVAAVVVFVQNALRLPPPGGFFLVMVSGGASMVAKQGLNPVEVGCWALIGAATATAIGMAPALWGRRRPETSAVERLEAAVAAYAASPVPSVAQTHQVETQLVSTWNTLFDAGRTREDELVQRTLAAHVTLARSNPTLSPAPDSYGDVTDTPNYLDLSRHAVPLPIPTMRYRLFRSLHRYSRATMATAKVTVACLCAGTVGIAFGFDRPDWSVLSAMLVLQWAPERVSGTIRGLHRLIGSVVGVGVFAVFHLLGVHGWTLLVTLAACQFCTEIFVVKNYALTVVASTPLALLMGGTIHLPLGEVIISRWAEIGVATVFSLGVLWLFPRSAAIRHAEMLIDRSVDAMGALLGALLTTGSAQGALVQRRDLQYELLSERQAALTVALDSPDFAADNWPQHLRTQRAGYHVLDACTSAGDREITAGEVAELSADVRDARMRRD, encoded by the coding sequence GTGACGTCTACGCCTGACTCTCTACCCACCTCGCCCGGCTGGTGGACTCTCCTCACCGCCGTCAACAACCCTCGTCCGGCCTGGCCCGGTGCCCTGCGCGCCGCCCTGGCGATGGGGCTGCCCGCCGGGGTGGCTCTGTTGCTCGGGTTCGAGACCGAGATGCTGCTGATCACCGGCGGCAGTTTCGCAGTGATCTACGGGGAGGGACGACCCTTTCGAACCCGGTGGCGGGTGATGGTCATCGCTGGCCTGCTGCTCGCCCTGGGCCAGATGGCCGGGGCGACCGTCGGGTCGGTGGTGTGGCCGCAGATCGACGCCGGTGGCTCCCAGTGGTGGCTCATGCTCATCGCCGTCTTCGCCACCACCGTCGCCGCCGTCGTCGTCTTCGTGCAGAATGCGCTGCGTCTGCCGCCGCCGGGAGGATTCTTCCTCGTCATGGTCTCCGGTGGTGCTTCGATGGTGGCGAAGCAGGGACTCAACCCGGTGGAGGTCGGTTGCTGGGCCCTCATCGGCGCAGCCACCGCCACGGCCATCGGCATGGCGCCCGCCCTGTGGGGACGCCGCCGCCCGGAAACCTCGGCAGTGGAACGTCTGGAGGCGGCCGTGGCGGCCTACGCGGCGTCCCCCGTCCCTTCGGTGGCGCAGACCCACCAGGTCGAGACGCAGCTCGTCAGCACCTGGAATACCCTGTTCGATGCCGGCCGCACCCGGGAAGACGAACTGGTGCAACGGACGCTGGCCGCCCATGTGACCCTGGCCCGCAGCAACCCGACGCTCAGCCCGGCCCCCGACAGCTACGGCGATGTGACGGACACCCCGAACTACCTTGACCTTTCACGGCACGCCGTCCCGCTGCCGATACCCACGATGCGGTACCGCCTCTTCCGCTCGCTGCACCGGTACTCGCGGGCCACGATGGCGACGGCGAAAGTCACTGTCGCCTGTCTGTGTGCGGGCACCGTGGGCATCGCCTTCGGTTTCGACCGTCCGGACTGGTCGGTTCTCTCCGCGATGCTGGTGCTGCAGTGGGCACCGGAGCGTGTCTCCGGAACGATCCGGGGACTGCACCGGCTCATCGGTTCGGTTGTCGGTGTGGGGGTGTTCGCCGTGTTCCATCTGCTCGGGGTGCACGGGTGGACGCTGCTTGTGACGCTGGCGGCGTGCCAGTTCTGCACCGAGATCTTCGTCGTGAAGAACTACGCGCTGACTGTGGTGGCGTCCACTCCCCTGGCCCTGCTGATGGGCGGGACGATTCACCTCCCACTCGGCGAGGTCATCATCTCGCGGTGGGCAGAGATCGGGGTAGCGACCGTGTTCTCCCTGGGGGTGCTGTGGTTGTTCCCCCGGTCGGCGGCGATCCGGCACGCCGAAATGCTCATCGACCGGTCCGTCGACGCGATGGGTGCCCTCCTCGGCGCATTGTTGACCACCGGGTCCGCGCAGGGCGCCCTGGTCCAGCGCCGCGATCTGCAGTACGAACTGCTCAGCGAGCGGCAGGCGGCGTTGACGGTGGCGCTGGATTCCCCCGATTTCGCCGCGGACAACTGGCCGCAGCACTTGCGCACCCAACGGGCCGGATACCACGTGCTCGACGCCTGCACCTCGGCCGGGGACCGTGAGATCACCGCCGGGGAGGTGGCGGAGCTGTCCGCCGACGTGCGGGACGCCCGGATGCGCCGGGACTGA